One window of Methanothermobacter tenebrarum genomic DNA carries:
- the hmgA gene encoding hydroxymethylglutaryl-CoA reductase (NADPH) — MIQEEIIQGLKEGKIKLHEIEKYTSIEEAVEIRRLFIERITGKKLEHISKYSIDMEEAQKKNIENPIGAIQIPLGVAGPIKIRGEHAKGKFYIPLATSEGALVASVNRGCSAITEAGGATVRITGDKMTRAPVLRTESIEEALKVREWIRENFKKLKEAAESTTRHGKLIEIDPILIVGPYLYPRFVFTTGDSMGMNMVTIATEKAMKLLTRETGAHLIALSGNACVDKKPAALNLIEGRGKSLTAEVKIPAKIVERTLKTTPKAIQEVNLAKNFAGSAISGSMGFNAHYANIIGAIFLATGQDEAHITEGSLGITIAEEINGDLYFSVTLPDVPLATVGGGTRLETASECLEIMGVKGSGKVQKFAEIVAGAVLAGELSLMGALAAGHLARAHIRLGRGS, encoded by the coding sequence ATGATACAAGAAGAGATAATACAAGGACTGAAAGAGGGAAAAATAAAACTTCACGAAATCGAAAAATATACGAGCATAGAAGAAGCAGTAGAGATAAGAAGACTATTCATAGAAAGAATAACAGGAAAAAAACTAGAACACATCTCCAAATATTCCATAGACATGGAAGAAGCCCAGAAAAAGAACATAGAAAACCCCATCGGCGCAATACAAATACCACTAGGGGTTGCAGGGCCCATAAAAATCAGAGGAGAACATGCAAAGGGCAAATTTTACATTCCACTTGCAACATCAGAAGGAGCCCTAGTAGCATCAGTAAACAGGGGATGCTCAGCCATAACAGAAGCTGGGGGCGCCACAGTAAGGATAACAGGGGACAAGATGACGAGAGCACCCGTACTCAGAACAGAGTCAATAGAAGAAGCATTAAAAGTCAGAGAATGGATCAGGGAAAATTTCAAAAAGTTAAAAGAGGCTGCTGAGTCAACAACACGCCACGGTAAACTGATAGAAATAGACCCAATACTCATAGTAGGCCCATACCTTTACCCAAGATTCGTTTTCACAACAGGAGACAGCATGGGAATGAACATGGTAACAATAGCCACAGAAAAAGCCATGAAACTCCTAACAAGAGAAACAGGAGCCCACCTAATCGCCCTAAGTGGAAACGCTTGTGTAGATAAAAAACCGGCAGCCTTAAACCTCATAGAAGGCAGAGGGAAAAGCTTAACAGCTGAGGTGAAAATCCCGGCCAAGATAGTGGAAAGAACACTTAAAACAACACCAAAGGCCATACAAGAAGTCAACCTCGCGAAAAACTTCGCAGGATCCGCCATATCCGGGAGCATGGGATTCAACGCACATTATGCGAATATAATAGGGGCCATATTCCTAGCCACGGGACAGGACGAAGCGCACATCACCGAAGGAAGCCTGGGCATCACAATAGCCGAAGAAATCAACGGGGACCTATACTTTTCAGTCACACTACCAGACGTTCCATTGGCTACAGTGGGCGGTGGCACAAGACTCGAAACGGCATCAGAATGCCTTGAGATAATGGGCGTTAAGGGATCGGGGAAGGTTCAAAAGTTCGCTGAGATAGTTGCAGGCGCCGTCTTAGCAGGTGAACTGTCACTTATGGGCGCCCTAGCAGCGGGACATCTTGCAAGGGCGCATATAAGATTGGGTAGAGGATCCTAA
- a CDS encoding pantoate kinase, with the protein MKTMIFVPSHITGFFQIVEHKNPLYTGSRGAGVAIDKGVITTVRSSRADKIQVKVDGNYDPSNITFKIIELLREKSETIEGLRIHYSLDVPMGCGFGASAACALGTALGIARILELPITFNEAASIAHQAEVELKTGLGDVIGESVGGIVLRLKEGAPGYGLTDKIIHEPLYVICKAFGELDTTTILKDPKKKRMINLIGSGMLPRLIADPRPENFMRLSHEFAEKTKLLTSNVKESLEIVKDEVIGASMAMLGDTIFALSEYPDTSLPDPIIAKIDSKGVKFLK; encoded by the coding sequence ATGAAGACTATGATTTTTGTCCCATCACATATAACAGGCTTTTTTCAGATAGTGGAGCATAAGAATCCCCTTTATACAGGGTCGAGGGGTGCTGGGGTTGCAATAGACAAGGGCGTTATAACCACTGTCAGATCATCAAGAGCTGATAAAATCCAAGTAAAGGTTGATGGTAACTATGATCCCTCCAATATAACATTTAAGATAATAGAATTGCTCAGGGAGAAATCAGAGACCATAGAGGGGCTTAGGATCCATTATAGTCTTGATGTTCCCATGGGTTGCGGGTTCGGCGCATCAGCCGCCTGCGCACTTGGAACAGCCCTTGGCATAGCTAGGATATTAGAACTCCCCATAACCTTCAATGAAGCCGCTTCAATAGCCCACCAAGCAGAGGTGGAGCTTAAAACAGGATTAGGGGATGTTATAGGAGAATCGGTTGGTGGTATAGTCTTAAGGTTGAAGGAGGGTGCTCCAGGTTATGGTTTAACCGATAAGATAATCCATGAACCATTATATGTGATATGCAAAGCCTTCGGCGAACTTGACACAACCACGATACTCAAAGATCCCAAGAAAAAAAGGATGATAAACCTTATAGGTTCTGGGATGCTGCCAAGACTGATCGCGGATCCCCGGCCAGAAAATTTTATGCGACTCTCCCATGAATTCGCAGAGAAGACTAAACTTTTAACCTCAAATGTGAAAGAAAGCCTTGAAATAGTCAAAGACGAGGTTATAGGGGCTTCAATGGCAATGCTTGGGGACACAATATTCGCCCTCTCAGAGTATCCTGACACAAGCTTACCAGATCCCATCATAGCCAAAATAGACTCAAAAGGCGTCAAGTTCCTTAAATAA
- a CDS encoding TIGR00267 family protein gives MGLKEFIHEYLSMSRYIALGTLDGILAVMGVTLTASGVAGIGGVEIENYLIGLTGLSGGIAVALSNAFGSFIGERAEETRTMRELEKKMIMEKGSLNDTIIHQQAKRRIYMSMFTHGFSSFLGTFVPTIPFFLIKDRITATILTILLSMMALVILGVYLGIISRENIFKTSIEIVAIGLLITFISIFLGGSH, from the coding sequence ATGGGCTTGAAGGAATTCATCCACGAATATCTTAGCATGAGCCGATACATTGCACTGGGGACCCTTGATGGCATACTAGCGGTTATGGGTGTTACACTAACCGCCAGTGGCGTTGCAGGTATAGGTGGAGTTGAAATAGAAAATTATCTTATCGGCCTTACGGGATTAAGTGGGGGTATAGCCGTTGCATTGTCAAACGCCTTTGGTTCATTTATCGGTGAAAGGGCTGAGGAAACCCGTACAATGAGAGAACTTGAAAAGAAGATGATAATGGAAAAGGGCAGCCTCAACGACACGATAATACACCAACAAGCTAAAAGAAGAATATACATGAGCATGTTCACCCATGGATTCTCAAGTTTCCTCGGCACATTCGTACCCACAATACCATTTTTCCTGATAAAGGATAGGATAACCGCCACAATACTCACAATACTACTATCCATGATGGCATTGGTCATACTCGGGGTCTACCTTGGGATAATATCAAGGGAGAACATTTTCAAAACTAGTATAGAGATCGTGGCCATAGGTCTTTTAATAACCTTCATAAGCATATTCCTTGGCGGGTCACACTAG
- a CDS encoding zinc metalloprotease HtpX yields MRRIGTWKLKIRMFLATIFLFAIIYAILMLIGHVMGFGGPLFYMLLGLGIILLQYLISPSIVEATMRVKYVSPEEAPRLHAMVEELAIKAGIPKPRVGIADIGIPNAFAFGRTKSDGRVCVTSGILRLLDEEELKAVLGHEISHIRHNDMIVMTFISAIPLICYYIYISSIFSRDRDMGLIGLLALAAYLIGQLVVLFISRVREYYADYGSVEIGGQPHKLASALYKLVYGSAASKEDEIREVEGLKAFFVNDVSRATSEIEDLRQVDLDMNGTISEGELQQIKYRDVKIGAAARIMELLSTHPNMLKRIKRLSELT; encoded by the coding sequence ATGAGAAGAATAGGCACTTGGAAACTGAAAATTAGAATGTTCCTAGCAACAATATTCCTATTCGCCATAATCTATGCCATACTCATGCTGATAGGACACGTTATGGGATTTGGAGGCCCACTATTCTACATGTTACTAGGCCTTGGCATTATACTATTACAATATCTTATATCACCGAGCATAGTTGAGGCCACAATGCGCGTAAAGTATGTTTCACCCGAGGAAGCCCCAAGATTGCATGCTATGGTGGAAGAACTCGCGATAAAAGCCGGCATACCCAAGCCAAGGGTTGGAATAGCGGATATAGGGATACCAAATGCCTTCGCCTTCGGGAGAACGAAATCTGATGGGCGAGTCTGCGTAACAAGTGGAATATTACGGTTGTTAGATGAAGAGGAGCTTAAGGCCGTGCTAGGCCATGAGATATCCCATATAAGGCACAATGACATGATAGTCATGACCTTCATAAGCGCAATACCCTTGATATGCTATTACATTTACATAAGTTCAATATTCAGCAGAGACAGGGACATGGGCTTAATAGGATTGCTGGCCCTTGCAGCCTACCTTATCGGACAACTGGTAGTCCTATTCATTTCAAGGGTCCGTGAATATTATGCAGACTATGGTAGTGTTGAGATAGGAGGCCAACCACACAAACTGGCAAGTGCACTCTACAAGCTCGTGTATGGGTCAGCAGCCTCAAAGGAGGATGAAATAAGGGAAGTTGAAGGTTTGAAGGCCTTTTTTGTGAATGATGTTTCTCGTGCAACCTCTGAGATAGAGGATCTGCGCCAGGTGGATCTTGACATGAATGGGACCATAAGTGAAGGGGAACTACAACAGATAAAATACAGGGATGTGAAGATAGGTGCTGCTGCGAGGATAATGGAATTGCTTTCAACACACCCAAACATGTTAAAGAGGATAAAGAGGCTCTCAGAGCTCACATAA
- a CDS encoding DUF116 domain-containing protein codes for MLLRSDRLIFPRLLLVTVNLFYGPFKQLAGILGLDESIVDQIGVEVRNKINREKFDNIKAEDKLLILPHCLRHPKCEAPLEPSGLQCKNCKKCVIGILKKKAEEIGYRVFIIPGSTFLKRIIKENKFKSVLGVACYQDLNMAMMKLSKFTPQGVPLLKDGCYKTKVDVSMVLEKMGIKKPRRIRLECGADQRWTSK; via the coding sequence ATGCTTCTAAGGAGTGATCGTCTAATATTCCCCAGACTACTCCTTGTAACAGTAAACCTATTCTATGGACCCTTTAAGCAGTTGGCGGGCATCCTAGGACTTGATGAGAGCATAGTGGATCAGATAGGGGTTGAAGTTAGGAACAAGATTAACAGGGAGAAATTTGATAATATAAAAGCAGAGGATAAGCTCCTGATACTCCCACACTGCCTAAGGCACCCAAAGTGTGAAGCGCCACTAGAACCTTCAGGTCTACAATGCAAAAATTGCAAAAAGTGCGTAATCGGCATACTAAAAAAGAAAGCAGAAGAAATAGGCTACCGAGTATTCATAATACCAGGTTCCACATTCCTCAAAAGGATAATTAAAGAGAACAAATTCAAGTCAGTCCTAGGAGTCGCCTGCTATCAGGATCTGAACATGGCCATGATGAAATTATCCAAATTCACACCCCAGGGCGTGCCCCTCCTCAAAGACGGATGCTACAAGACCAAAGTAGACGTCAGCATGGTACTAGAAAAGATGGGGATAAAAAAGCCTAGGAGAATCCGCCTAGAATGTGGAGCTGATCAGAGATGGACATCAAAATAA
- the aroD gene encoding type I 3-dehydroquinate dehydratase → MTLICAPIMEKNIKEIPKIATEYTQRGADILEIRIDAIKNPSKAKIKELAGNIQSPFIATNRSSEEGGLFKGSEKERIELLAAAAEEAEYVDIELRTKKEELKKIIELPVKKIISYHNFHETPTLERLSRIVKEEKRIGHIAKVAVMPNTIKDTLTILELSSKEDDLIAISMGELGKYTRIITPLFGSPITYATGGKPSAPGQLEIEKTRLILKELKPKEKIV, encoded by the coding sequence TTGACCCTTATATGCGCACCAATAATGGAAAAAAACATAAAAGAAATACCTAAAATAGCCACAGAATATACACAAAGGGGCGCGGACATACTAGAAATTCGAATAGACGCCATAAAAAACCCATCAAAGGCCAAGATCAAGGAACTTGCAGGTAACATCCAATCACCCTTCATAGCCACCAACAGGTCATCAGAAGAAGGAGGATTATTTAAAGGCTCGGAGAAAGAGAGGATAGAACTACTAGCCGCGGCTGCAGAAGAAGCAGAATATGTTGACATAGAATTACGGACAAAAAAAGAAGAACTCAAAAAAATCATAGAACTTCCAGTAAAAAAGATCATATCCTATCACAATTTCCATGAAACCCCCACCCTAGAAAGATTATCAAGGATAGTGAAAGAGGAAAAAAGGATAGGGCACATAGCCAAGGTAGCTGTGATGCCCAACACCATAAAAGACACACTAACCATACTAGAACTATCATCCAAAGAGGATGATCTGATCGCAATATCAATGGGTGAACTCGGAAAATATACCAGGATCATCACACCATTATTCGGGTCACCCATAACATACGCAACAGGTGGAAAACCCTCAGCACCAGGCCAATTAGAGATCGAGAAAACCCGCCTAATACTCAAAGAACTAAAACCCAAGGAGAAAATAGTATGA
- a CDS encoding TatD family hydrolase produces the protein MDIKITDNHIHVDHINGEGPVKVAEKFHRAGGRRMIIPNKPTWTIQKPSQFKEAMDLVIEYARMINSQTKVEAYPIVGVHPAELSRLIESGESINEAEKLVKEGLEYAQWLVLEGEAIGIGEIGRPHYPVEKSEWEAHNRILSYALELAKEADCPVQLHTESSTPRQFQEFSKMAEKASMKKYKVIKHFSGPYVSESENYGLTPSLIASRDVIKKGLEKGGNFLMETDYLDDLSRPGAVLGPKTVPRRTREFIQKGLMSLEDAYKIHEENIERVYSLV, from the coding sequence ATGGACATCAAAATAACAGACAACCACATCCACGTAGATCACATAAATGGTGAAGGGCCAGTGAAAGTGGCTGAAAAGTTCCACCGGGCAGGTGGCAGGAGGATGATAATACCCAACAAGCCCACCTGGACCATCCAAAAACCATCACAGTTTAAAGAGGCCATGGACCTCGTTATAGAATATGCTAGGATGATAAACTCCCAGACTAAAGTGGAAGCATATCCCATAGTCGGGGTGCACCCTGCAGAACTTTCAAGGCTCATAGAATCTGGCGAATCCATCAATGAGGCCGAAAAGCTCGTTAAAGAGGGACTTGAGTATGCTCAGTGGCTGGTATTAGAGGGTGAGGCTATAGGTATCGGCGAGATCGGAAGACCACACTATCCAGTAGAGAAAAGTGAATGGGAAGCCCACAACAGGATACTATCCTATGCCCTAGAACTTGCAAAGGAAGCTGATTGTCCAGTGCAACTCCACACAGAAAGTTCAACCCCCAGACAATTCCAGGAATTCTCCAAGATGGCTGAAAAGGCAAGTATGAAAAAGTACAAGGTTATAAAACATTTCTCAGGCCCCTACGTCAGTGAAAGTGAGAATTATGGGCTCACACCATCCCTGATAGCATCACGTGATGTTATAAAAAAAGGCTTGGAAAAGGGTGGCAATTTCCTCATGGAAACAGACTACCTGGATGATCTTAGCAGACCCGGCGCAGTATTGGGTCCTAAGACTGTTCCAAGGCGTACAAGAGAGTTTATCCAGAAAGGTCTTATGAGCCTAGAAGATGCTTATAAAATCCATGAAGAGAACATAGAAAGAGTCTATAGCCTAGTGTGA
- a CDS encoding S24/S26 family peptidase codes for MRKSYILILLLLVVAIATGLYIHENKTLDIIIETDGTSVTVKSSTLFFNPTPPGMEEEIADYIQTVIDDPESTVDSIKADVKNIASKYGYNNVNVQLKSQFGVDQLPMPAIVKGNSMYPTLKDGQRLIVLKTKNFKVGDIVVAKHPEYGLIVKRVGKIEGDKVYLISDNKNVEKVYTGTTMVIRVPLNTWVHRSDIIGVVKEVM; via the coding sequence ATGAGAAAATCATACATTCTAATACTATTATTGCTGGTTGTGGCCATTGCAACAGGCTTATACATCCACGAGAACAAAACACTTGACATAATCATAGAAACCGATGGTACTAGCGTCACCGTTAAAAGTTCCACACTATTTTTTAACCCAACACCACCTGGCATGGAAGAAGAGATTGCAGATTACATACAAACGGTCATAGATGATCCTGAAAGCACAGTTGATTCCATAAAAGCTGATGTGAAAAATATAGCCTCAAAGTATGGTTACAATAATGTTAACGTCCAGTTAAAATCACAGTTCGGTGTTGACCAACTCCCCATGCCCGCCATAGTCAAGGGAAACTCAATGTATCCAACCTTAAAGGATGGTCAGCGACTAATAGTCCTAAAGACGAAAAACTTCAAAGTAGGGGATATTGTTGTGGCGAAACATCCAGAATATGGTCTGATCGTGAAAAGGGTGGGGAAAATAGAAGGGGACAAGGTATATCTCATAAGCGACAATAAAAATGTTGAAAAAGTCTATACAGGGACTACCATGGTAATCAGGGTACCATTGAACACATGGGTCCACCGTTCAGATATCATAGGAGTTGTAAAAGAGGTTATGTGA
- a CDS encoding histidinol phosphate phosphatase domain-containing protein, giving the protein MKRIDLHTHSLLSDGELLPSEIARRACVLGHEAVAITDHIDASNINTIEYLIDAVSDVNENWDIKVVPGAEITHAPIEIIDKLASKARRLGAEIIVVHGETLVEPVIEGTNQAAVESPEVDILAHPGLIGYEEAEMAKDNGITLEITSRSGHCLSNGHVATVAVEVGASLVINTDTHHPGDLIDYHMAYKIGLGAGIPKKELKKILEDNPRRILERNGIKI; this is encoded by the coding sequence ATGAAGAGGATAGATTTGCACACTCATAGTCTGCTGAGTGATGGTGAACTTCTACCATCAGAGATTGCAAGGCGCGCTTGCGTACTGGGACACGAGGCTGTGGCCATAACAGATCATATAGACGCATCTAACATAAACACTATAGAGTATCTTATAGATGCGGTTTCTGATGTGAATGAGAACTGGGATATTAAAGTGGTCCCAGGGGCCGAGATTACACACGCACCCATAGAAATAATAGACAAGCTCGCATCAAAGGCTAGACGTTTGGGGGCCGAGATCATAGTAGTCCACGGTGAGACACTAGTCGAACCCGTTATAGAAGGAACTAACCAGGCGGCAGTGGAATCCCCCGAGGTTGACATATTAGCCCATCCAGGCCTTATAGGCTATGAAGAGGCTGAAATGGCGAAGGATAATGGTATAACCTTAGAGATAACTTCGAGGAGTGGACATTGTCTTTCTAATGGTCATGTTGCGACCGTCGCAGTGGAGGTGGGGGCTTCACTTGTGATAAACACTGACACCCACCACCCAGGGGACCTCATAGACTATCATATGGCATACAAGATAGGTCTTGGCGCTGGAATCCCAAAAAAGGAACTTAAAAAAATCCTAGAGGATAACCCTAGGAGGATACTCGAAAGGAATGGGATAAAAATCTAA
- the sucD gene encoding succinate--CoA ligase subunit alpha translates to MIILDENTRCLVQGITGKQGSFHTRQMLDYGTKIVAGVTPGKGGQELLGVKIYNSIEEAKEETDVNASIIFVPAPFAKDAAYEAIKHLDLVVIITEHIPVHDSMQIMEYAKRMKTTIIGPNTPGIITPGIGKLGIMPGHIFREGDIGIVSRSGTLTYEFAHQITNAGMGQSTCIGIGGDPIIGLTFADVLKKFEEDKDTRAILMIGEIGGDAEERAAEYIKEHISKPVMAFIAGRTAPPGKRMGHAGAIIERGAGTAESKIRALEKADVQVAEKPSDVPEMLKKL, encoded by the coding sequence ATGATAATATTAGATGAGAATACAAGATGCCTCGTACAGGGCATAACCGGAAAACAAGGATCCTTCCACACCCGCCAAATGCTAGATTATGGTACAAAGATCGTGGCAGGTGTAACACCAGGCAAAGGAGGCCAAGAACTCCTAGGAGTTAAAATATACAATTCGATAGAGGAAGCCAAGGAAGAAACAGATGTAAACGCATCAATAATATTCGTACCAGCACCATTCGCAAAGGACGCGGCATATGAGGCCATAAAACACCTAGACCTCGTAGTCATAATAACAGAGCACATACCAGTCCATGACTCAATGCAGATCATGGAATACGCCAAGAGAATGAAAACAACAATCATAGGCCCTAATACGCCAGGTATAATCACACCTGGTATAGGAAAATTAGGTATAATGCCAGGGCACATATTCCGAGAAGGGGACATTGGGATAGTCTCAAGGAGCGGGACACTAACCTATGAATTCGCCCACCAGATCACAAACGCTGGCATGGGACAGAGTACATGTATAGGTATAGGGGGCGACCCGATAATAGGACTAACATTTGCCGATGTCCTTAAAAAGTTTGAAGAGGACAAGGATACCAGGGCAATACTCATGATAGGGGAAATCGGAGGGGACGCCGAGGAAAGAGCAGCAGAATATATAAAAGAACACATATCAAAGCCTGTCATGGCATTCATAGCAGGTAGAACAGCACCCCCTGGGAAAAGGATGGGACATGCTGGAGCGATCATAGAGAGAGGTGCCGGGACAGCTGAAAGCAAAATAAGAGCCCTTGAAAAGGCGGACGTCCAAGTAGCTGAAAAACCATCGGACGTCCCAGAAATGCTAAAAAAACTATAA